A genomic region of Nostoc sp. UHCC 0702 contains the following coding sequences:
- a CDS encoding 50S ribosome-binding GTPase, with the protein MTEQCDADKLSTESQEFSKPTDNLAITKSANDSRKNRLARVWNKATANVMQRLPVKQVAQTVVQWFSVSEIDVAEILETVRAELPTTEALLIGKPQAGKSSIVRGLTGVSAEIVGEGFRPHTQHTQRYAYPSSELPLLIFTDTVGLGDVNRDTSAIIQELVGDLQQESHRARVLILTVKINDFATESLRKIAQQLRQKYPEIPCLLAITCLHEVYPGDVVDHPAYPPDYEEVDRASAAIVQAFAGLCDRSVLLDFTLEEDGYNPVFYGLEALRDALAELLPEAEAKAIYQLLEREEVGKQIGTLYRDAGRRYILPFAIMSATLAAVPLPFATMPVLTTLQVSMVTLLGKLYGQTLTPSQAGGIVSAIAGGFLAQAIGRELVKFIPGFGSAIAAWWAAAYTWSLGETACVYFGELMGGNKPDPQKIQSVMQEAFQAAKERFKGIKL; encoded by the coding sequence ATGACTGAACAATGTGATGCTGACAAGCTATCAACTGAGTCTCAGGAATTCAGTAAACCAACTGATAATCTGGCGATAACTAAGTCGGCCAACGACTCCAGAAAAAACCGTCTTGCTCGTGTCTGGAACAAGGCAACAGCAAATGTAATGCAGCGGCTACCTGTAAAGCAAGTTGCACAAACGGTTGTTCAATGGTTTAGTGTCAGCGAAATTGATGTTGCGGAAATTTTAGAGACGGTTCGAGCTGAACTGCCAACTACAGAAGCTTTGCTAATTGGTAAGCCCCAAGCCGGAAAAAGTTCCATTGTGCGGGGATTGACGGGAGTCAGTGCCGAAATTGTCGGTGAAGGATTTCGTCCCCACACGCAACACACCCAGCGCTATGCCTATCCTTCTAGTGAACTGCCGTTACTGATTTTTACAGATACGGTGGGGCTGGGAGATGTCAACCGGGATACTTCAGCAATTATTCAGGAGTTAGTAGGTGATTTACAACAAGAAAGTCACCGCGCCAGAGTCCTGATTTTAACTGTGAAAATCAATGATTTTGCTACAGAGTCTCTGCGAAAAATTGCTCAACAACTGCGTCAGAAATATCCAGAGATTCCCTGTTTGCTGGCTATTACCTGCTTGCATGAAGTTTACCCTGGCGATGTTGTCGATCATCCTGCGTATCCACCAGACTATGAAGAGGTCGATCGCGCATCTGCTGCCATTGTACAAGCCTTTGCAGGGCTGTGCGATCGCTCAGTTCTCCTGGACTTTACCCTAGAAGAAGATGGCTACAATCCGGTATTTTATGGCTTAGAAGCCCTCAGAGATGCTCTAGCTGAGTTACTTCCAGAAGCAGAAGCCAAAGCGATTTATCAGCTATTGGAACGAGAAGAAGTTGGCAAGCAAATTGGCACACTTTATCGAGATGCTGGACGGCGTTACATTTTGCCGTTTGCGATTATGTCCGCCACCCTTGCGGCTGTGCCGTTGCCATTTGCTACTATGCCTGTACTGACTACCTTGCAAGTCTCGATGGTGACATTATTGGGTAAATTATACGGGCAAACGCTGACACCATCCCAAGCTGGGGGTATTGTCAGTGCCATTGCTGGTGGTTTTCTCGCCCAGGCCATTGGCAGAGAGTTGGTTAAATTTATACCTGGTTTTGGCAGTGCGATCGCGGCTTGGTGGGCAGCTGCTTATACTTGGTCGTTAGGGGAAACAGCCTGCGTTTACTTTGGTGAATTGATGGGAGGAAATAAACCCGATCCTCAGAAAATTCAGTCTGTGATGCAAGAGGCATTCCAGGCAGCGAAAGAACGATTTAAAGGAATTAAACTTTAA
- a CDS encoding phycocyanobilin:ferredoxin oxidoreductase, protein MSFTSIPSLRDQQHPLVRQLADCIEVAWHKHLELSLYPLPAELGYVEGRLEGEKLIIENRCYQTPQFRKMHLELARIGNMLDILHCVMFPRPEYDLPMFGCDLVGGRGQISAAIADLSPVNLDRALPESYTAALTALPKLNFSQPRELPEWGHIFSDFCIFVRPTSPQEEKIFLSRVEEFLEIHCTQAIASSPVSHEQTLQILAGQRNYCTKQQQNDKTRRVLEKAFGQDWAEHYMTTVLFDLPD, encoded by the coding sequence ATGTCATTTACTTCCATCCCCTCGCTGCGAGATCAACAACATCCCCTAGTTCGTCAGCTAGCTGATTGTATTGAGGTAGCTTGGCATAAGCACCTGGAGCTGTCGCTTTACCCTTTACCTGCTGAGTTGGGGTATGTGGAAGGTAGACTAGAGGGCGAGAAACTGATAATTGAAAATCGCTGCTATCAAACGCCGCAGTTTCGGAAAATGCATTTGGAACTGGCAAGAATAGGAAATATGCTGGATATCTTGCACTGCGTCATGTTTCCTCGTCCAGAGTACGATCTGCCGATGTTTGGTTGTGATTTAGTCGGGGGTAGAGGTCAAATTAGCGCTGCGATCGCTGACTTGTCTCCAGTCAACTTAGACCGCGCCTTACCAGAATCCTATACTGCTGCACTTACGGCGCTGCCAAAGTTGAACTTTTCCCAACCGCGTGAATTACCGGAATGGGGGCATATCTTCTCAGATTTTTGCATCTTTGTTCGTCCCACTTCCCCACAAGAAGAAAAGATATTTCTCTCCCGCGTAGAGGAATTTTTAGAAATTCACTGTACCCAGGCGATCGCTTCTAGTCCCGTTTCACATGAACAGACCCTGCAAATTCTCGCCGGACAACGCAACTACTGCACCAAACAGCAGCAAAACGATAAAACCCGTCGGGTACTTGAAAAAGCCTTTGGTCAAGATTGGGCAGAACATTACATGACCACAGTGTTGTTTGACCTACCGGATTAG